A genomic window from Blastococcus saxobsidens DD2 includes:
- a CDS encoding thioesterase family protein, giving the protein MEFEAFYLPLGENRFAPTRATESPWDHSAQHGGPPSALLAHVAADAARATGAGSRPARISVDFFGAIPRRELAVEVSPVRPGRRIDLTEAVMTVAGRTVAVARVWSLAVGPTPPVVTELTPPPAVPDSSPEVLFGLPDWGYGQAIEWRYTAGSPEDPGPADVWTRVRVPLVAGLPLTGLDRALIAADAANGISVELPIDSWWSIPPGMTTHLTREPDGEWVHLACCTQIAADGIGLCHGELSDVRGSIGEVAQPLLVQAR; this is encoded by the coding sequence ATGGAGTTCGAGGCCTTCTACCTGCCGCTGGGCGAGAACCGGTTCGCGCCCACCCGGGCGACCGAGAGCCCGTGGGACCACAGCGCCCAGCACGGCGGACCGCCGTCCGCGCTGCTGGCCCACGTGGCCGCCGACGCCGCCCGGGCGACCGGTGCGGGCTCCCGCCCGGCGCGGATCAGCGTCGACTTCTTCGGCGCCATCCCCCGTCGCGAGCTGGCCGTCGAGGTATCCCCCGTACGACCCGGACGGCGGATCGACCTGACCGAGGCGGTGATGACCGTGGCGGGCCGCACCGTCGCCGTCGCGCGCGTGTGGTCGCTCGCCGTCGGGCCCACACCGCCGGTGGTCACCGAGCTCACCCCGCCACCCGCCGTCCCCGACTCCTCGCCCGAGGTGTTGTTCGGCCTACCTGACTGGGGTTACGGGCAGGCCATCGAGTGGCGCTACACCGCCGGGTCGCCGGAGGACCCCGGGCCGGCCGACGTCTGGACCCGGGTGCGCGTCCCCCTGGTCGCCGGCCTGCCCCTCACCGGCCTCGACCGCGCGCTCATCGCCGCCGACGCCGCCAACGGCATCTCCGTGGAGCTGCCCATCGACAGCTGGTGGTCCATCCCGCCGGGGATGACCACCCACCTGACCCGAGAGCCGGACGGCGAGTGGGTGCACCTGGCCTGCTGCACGCAGATCGCCGCCGACGGCATCGGGCTGTGCCACGGCGAGCTCTCCGACGTGCGCGGCTCGATCGGCGAGGTCGCCCAGCCGCTGCTCGTCCAGGCCCGCTGA
- a CDS encoding ADP-ribosylglycohydrolase family protein, with amino-acid sequence MTPRMHRSHRVAGALVGSAVGDALGAPFEFGPPGQFSTRFPVPARGSKTEMCGGGSLDWEPGEFTDDTQMALLVATSLVERGGLDEADVFERFRTWAAAGPPDIGNQTRAVLGSGRPWDVAAAEHFARSGHAAGNGSLMRTTPAAIRFSRDGREPTMDAARRISALTHGDPSAGEGCAVFHELMRVALDGDDPLAAIPSALEAVLPEHRERWATVLAPAWTPDQATESNGAVWPTLGQAVWALRNGRDFAEVLRLVIDLGGDTDAVACVAGGLAGAVYGMGGVPSRWASVVHGRVPGHGGRVWHLADLQQLAATLDGGVQQNYDPGVIPRIGPTEVLPGIWAGNLDGARYSEEDFAVISLCRLGEPFPHPVHRMAYIADNEHNADLDVMLADVLDDMAALQQEGHRLLVHCHGGASRTGLVLRGWLVREKGMSVEEATAHVAERWPHLGLWNDSFTAALQRLSKAGR; translated from the coding sequence GTGACCCCGCGCATGCACCGCTCCCACCGAGTGGCCGGCGCGCTCGTCGGCTCGGCCGTCGGCGACGCCCTCGGCGCACCGTTCGAGTTCGGACCGCCCGGGCAGTTCTCCACCCGCTTCCCGGTGCCGGCGCGGGGATCGAAGACGGAGATGTGCGGCGGTGGCTCGCTGGACTGGGAGCCGGGTGAGTTCACCGACGACACCCAGATGGCGCTGCTCGTGGCGACGTCACTGGTGGAGCGCGGCGGGCTGGACGAGGCCGACGTCTTCGAGCGGTTCCGCACCTGGGCGGCCGCCGGGCCGCCGGACATCGGCAACCAGACGCGCGCCGTCCTGGGCTCGGGCCGGCCCTGGGACGTCGCCGCGGCCGAGCACTTCGCCCGCTCCGGGCACGCGGCCGGCAACGGCTCGCTGATGCGGACGACGCCCGCCGCCATCCGGTTCTCCCGGGACGGGCGGGAGCCGACCATGGACGCCGCCCGGCGGATCTCCGCGCTCACCCACGGCGACCCGTCGGCCGGTGAGGGCTGCGCGGTCTTCCACGAGCTGATGCGGGTGGCGCTGGACGGCGACGACCCGCTGGCGGCGATCCCCTCGGCGCTGGAGGCGGTGCTGCCCGAACACCGCGAGCGGTGGGCGACCGTGCTGGCGCCGGCCTGGACGCCTGACCAGGCCACCGAGTCGAACGGCGCGGTGTGGCCGACGCTCGGCCAGGCGGTGTGGGCCCTGCGGAACGGTCGCGACTTCGCCGAGGTGCTGCGGCTGGTGATCGACCTCGGCGGGGACACCGACGCGGTGGCCTGCGTCGCCGGCGGACTGGCCGGCGCGGTGTACGGGATGGGTGGCGTCCCGAGCCGGTGGGCGTCGGTGGTGCACGGACGGGTGCCCGGGCACGGAGGTCGCGTCTGGCATCTGGCTGACCTGCAGCAGCTCGCTGCCACGCTGGACGGCGGGGTGCAGCAGAACTACGACCCGGGCGTGATTCCGCGGATCGGCCCGACCGAGGTGCTGCCCGGCATCTGGGCCGGCAATCTCGACGGCGCCCGGTACAGCGAGGAGGATTTCGCGGTCATCTCGCTGTGCCGGCTCGGCGAGCCGTTCCCGCACCCGGTGCACCGGATGGCGTACATCGCCGACAACGAGCACAACGCCGACCTCGACGTCATGCTCGCCGACGTTCTCGATGACATGGCCGCGCTGCAGCAGGAGGGGCACCGGCTGCTCGTGCACTGCCACGGCGGCGCCTCACGAACCGGGCTCGTGCTGCGCGGCTGGCTGGTGCGCGAGAAGGGGATGTCGGTCGAGGAGGCCACGGCGCACGTCGCCGAGCGCTGGCCGCACCTCGGGCTGTGGAACGACAGCTTCACCGCTGCGCTGCAGCGACTGTCCAAGGCTGGCCGGTAG
- a CDS encoding endonuclease/exonuclease/phosphatase family protein, giving the protein MLIGTWNVNLRSSITSTPASDKAAWIQHLGVDVWLLAEVHADWRPRGRELIVSPERQFDPGKQRWAGIDTCLPHVPLRTAGDPEHAGEESLVLARLQVDDAKLPTVLVACSVLPWKNPGDLWPRLPGGGQAEKFRHILDHHVRRIDSERQDGEPLIWGGDFNQHLNRPFEGATVEGQKALREGFSFLGLLVLTERAEHLDPGMYSIDHLAVSSCLVAGEQIAGVHRPAWEGRKLSDHPAYTAIVGLQTPCGRDGAASS; this is encoded by the coding sequence TTGCTCATCGGAACCTGGAATGTCAACCTGCGTTCATCCATCACCTCGACCCCCGCCTCGGACAAGGCCGCGTGGATCCAGCACCTGGGAGTCGACGTCTGGCTGCTGGCCGAGGTGCACGCGGACTGGAGACCTCGAGGTCGCGAGCTCATCGTCTCACCGGAGAGACAGTTCGATCCGGGCAAGCAGCGGTGGGCCGGTATCGACACATGCCTTCCTCACGTCCCCTTGCGGACCGCGGGTGACCCGGAACATGCGGGGGAGGAGAGCTTGGTGCTGGCCCGCCTCCAGGTCGATGACGCGAAGTTGCCAACCGTCCTGGTCGCCTGTTCGGTCCTTCCGTGGAAAAACCCCGGAGATTTGTGGCCGCGGCTCCCGGGCGGCGGCCAGGCCGAGAAGTTCCGCCACATCCTCGACCACCACGTTCGTCGGATCGACTCCGAACGACAGGACGGTGAGCCCTTGATCTGGGGTGGTGACTTCAACCAGCACCTGAACCGGCCGTTCGAGGGCGCGACCGTCGAGGGTCAGAAGGCACTCCGCGAGGGCTTCAGCTTCCTCGGTCTGCTGGTCTTGACGGAGCGGGCCGAGCACCTAGACCCCGGCATGTACTCGATCGACCACCTGGCCGTGAGCTCTTGCCTCGTGGCCGGCGAGCAGATCGCCGGCGTGCACAGGCCCGCCTGGGAAGGCCGCAAGCTGAGCGACCACCCCGCATATACCGCCATCGTCGGCTTGCAGACCCCGTGCGGCCGAGATGGCGCAGCGTCGTCGTGA
- a CDS encoding TM0106 family RecB-like putative nuclease, with translation MQRIDARLVLSPSDLTRHQECSHLTALNLAVADGRLQAPLDGPSDQTVLVADLGIAHELRYLESLEAAGLRVARLQDARSEAATLDAMRAGYDVIHQATLSDGRWGGQADFLLRTEAPSDLGEWSYEVADAKLARRIKVPALLQMATYADRLAILQGREPEHISVVTGDGEGHPWRLVDVAAYARRARTRLEGFAADVPPTEPVPVAYCDRCAWQLRCAGELRAGDDLSLVAGMRRDHRAALRDVGVATLEQLADASDEILKASGISRGIRERLREQAREQLRGREAGIPTRTLLPPQVAQGLLRLPEPSPGDLYLDFEGDPLSGDGDGLEYLAGLGDRAGDFTALWAHDRDAERHMVADLLDRIVAAWRADPGMHVYHYAAYEVSALKRLTARYGVREAELDQLLRAQRFVDLYPVVRQSMRISKDSYSIKKVEAFYGREHTGDVADAMSSVVEYEKWLTDRDPARLQSIEDYNKDDVDSTRELHDWLEAQRTELEALHGPQSRPTVPEVTGPAPRADAEVAELALVERLQERRQDLLGDLVQWHRREARPGWWEFFSRGDLEDEELIEDRTAIGGLSGGGEIGAEKKSKLYAFTFPPQDTKLSVGSKAFDVDTRVRVGEVREIDPVAGRVVVKSTKPPAGPRGLGPEGPLDDRPMRESIAATAEDVLAGRPSLARALLDRVVPADTRRLPGEEAGDAVVRIGLALDGEVLAVQGPPGSGKTRAASRLIRELLDAGKTVGVTATSHAVIGNVLTAVGRPALQKCEERQSCGAPGVEWSKDGDDVADRLLSGSVSLVGGTSWFWCRSDLAEAVDVLIVDEAGQFSLANAVAVARSAKSLVLLGDPQQLAQPIQALHPGDSGCSALEHLLEGHATVPADRGVFLDRTYRMHPALTAFVSDLAYEGRLESAAGRERIAVLDGAAVSGSGLAVRLVEHGKPSAAACADEAAAVAELWRSLQGVGWVDAVGVERPVGAGDVLVVAPYNHQVGLIRELLPDGARVGTVDKFQGQEAPVVIYSMTSTSAEDAPRGVSFLYDLHRLNVAVSRAKALAVVVMSEQLLDAAVRTPEQLRQVNALCRLVEMATVVG, from the coding sequence ATGCAGCGCATCGACGCCCGGCTGGTGCTCAGCCCCAGTGACCTGACCCGGCACCAGGAGTGTTCCCACCTCACCGCGCTGAACCTCGCGGTGGCCGATGGACGCCTGCAGGCGCCGCTCGACGGGCCGAGCGACCAGACGGTCCTCGTCGCCGACCTCGGGATCGCCCACGAACTCCGCTACCTCGAGTCGCTGGAGGCCGCGGGCCTGCGCGTCGCCCGGCTCCAGGACGCCCGCAGCGAGGCGGCCACCCTCGACGCGATGCGCGCCGGCTACGACGTCATCCACCAGGCCACGCTCTCCGACGGCCGCTGGGGCGGCCAGGCCGACTTCCTCCTCCGCACGGAGGCTCCCTCGGACCTGGGGGAGTGGTCCTACGAGGTCGCCGACGCCAAGCTCGCCCGCCGCATCAAGGTGCCGGCCCTGCTGCAGATGGCCACCTACGCCGACCGGCTCGCCATCCTGCAGGGCCGCGAACCCGAGCACATCTCCGTGGTCACCGGTGACGGCGAGGGGCACCCGTGGCGGCTGGTCGACGTCGCCGCCTACGCCCGTCGCGCCCGCACCCGGCTGGAGGGCTTCGCCGCCGACGTCCCGCCTACCGAACCCGTCCCCGTCGCCTACTGCGACCGGTGCGCGTGGCAGCTGCGCTGCGCAGGCGAACTGCGTGCCGGCGACGACCTCAGCCTGGTCGCCGGCATGCGCCGCGACCACCGGGCGGCACTACGGGACGTCGGCGTCGCCACCCTCGAGCAGCTCGCCGACGCCTCCGACGAGATCCTCAAGGCCTCCGGGATCAGTCGGGGAATCCGCGAACGCCTGCGGGAGCAGGCCCGGGAGCAGCTGCGCGGCCGGGAAGCCGGCATCCCCACCCGCACGCTCCTGCCGCCGCAGGTGGCCCAGGGCCTGCTGCGACTGCCCGAACCCAGCCCCGGCGACCTCTACCTCGACTTCGAGGGTGACCCGCTCTCCGGGGACGGCGACGGGCTCGAGTACCTCGCCGGTCTCGGCGACCGCGCCGGAGACTTCACCGCCCTGTGGGCGCACGACCGCGACGCCGAACGCCACATGGTCGCCGACCTGCTCGATCGCATCGTGGCCGCCTGGCGTGCAGACCCGGGCATGCACGTCTACCACTACGCCGCCTACGAGGTCAGCGCGCTCAAGCGGCTCACCGCCCGGTACGGCGTCCGCGAAGCCGAGCTCGACCAGCTGCTGCGGGCCCAGCGATTCGTCGACCTCTATCCCGTCGTCCGCCAGTCGATGCGGATCAGCAAGGACTCGTACTCCATCAAGAAGGTCGAGGCGTTCTACGGGCGCGAGCACACCGGCGACGTCGCCGACGCCATGTCCAGCGTCGTCGAGTACGAGAAGTGGTTGACCGACCGCGATCCCGCCCGCCTGCAGTCGATCGAGGACTACAACAAGGACGACGTCGACTCCACCCGCGAGCTGCACGACTGGCTGGAGGCCCAGCGGACCGAGCTCGAGGCGCTGCACGGCCCCCAGTCGCGCCCCACCGTGCCCGAGGTGACCGGTCCCGCGCCACGGGCGGACGCCGAGGTTGCCGAGCTCGCGCTGGTCGAGCGGCTCCAGGAACGCCGGCAGGACCTGCTCGGCGACCTCGTGCAGTGGCACCGCCGCGAAGCCCGCCCCGGCTGGTGGGAGTTCTTCAGCCGTGGCGACCTCGAGGACGAGGAACTGATCGAGGACCGAACGGCGATCGGTGGTCTGTCCGGCGGCGGTGAGATCGGCGCCGAGAAGAAGAGCAAGCTCTACGCCTTCACCTTCCCGCCGCAGGACACGAAGCTCTCGGTCGGCTCGAAAGCCTTCGACGTCGACACCCGGGTCCGGGTCGGTGAGGTCCGTGAGATCGACCCCGTCGCCGGCCGGGTCGTGGTCAAGAGCACCAAGCCGCCCGCCGGCCCTCGTGGTCTCGGGCCGGAAGGTCCGCTCGACGACCGCCCGATGCGGGAGTCGATCGCCGCCACGGCCGAGGACGTCCTCGCCGGCCGCCCCTCGCTCGCGCGGGCGCTGCTCGACCGCGTCGTCCCCGCGGACACCCGGCGGCTGCCGGGGGAGGAGGCCGGGGACGCCGTCGTCCGGATCGGCCTCGCGCTGGACGGGGAGGTCCTGGCCGTGCAGGGGCCGCCGGGCAGCGGGAAGACGCGGGCGGCGTCACGGCTCATCCGTGAGCTGCTCGACGCCGGCAAGACCGTCGGCGTCACCGCCACCTCGCACGCGGTCATCGGCAACGTGCTGACGGCGGTCGGCCGGCCGGCGCTGCAGAAGTGCGAGGAACGCCAGTCCTGTGGCGCCCCGGGCGTGGAGTGGTCGAAGGACGGCGACGACGTCGCCGACCGGCTGCTCAGCGGGTCGGTGTCGCTGGTCGGCGGCACCTCCTGGTTCTGGTGCCGGTCCGACCTGGCCGAGGCCGTCGACGTGCTCATCGTCGACGAAGCCGGGCAGTTCTCGCTGGCCAACGCCGTCGCCGTCGCCCGCTCGGCGAAGTCGCTCGTCCTGCTCGGGGACCCGCAGCAGCTGGCCCAGCCGATCCAGGCGCTGCACCCTGGCGACTCGGGGTGCTCGGCCCTCGAGCACCTGCTCGAGGGCCACGCCACCGTGCCCGCAGACCGCGGCGTGTTCCTCGACCGCACCTACCGGATGCACCCGGCGCTGACCGCATTCGTCTCCGATCTCGCCTACGAAGGGCGGCTGGAGTCAGCGGCCGGACGTGAGCGGATCGCCGTCCTGGACGGGGCAGCCGTCTCCGGCAGCGGGCTCGCCGTCCGGTTGGTGGAGCACGGGAAGCCGTCGGCGGCGGCCTGCGCCGACGAAGCGGCGGCGGTCGCGGAGCTGTGGCGCTCGCTGCAGGGCGTGGGATGGGTGGACGCTGTCGGCGTCGAGCGGCCGGTCGGCGCCGGCGACGTGCTGGTCGTCGCGCCGTACAACCACCAGGTCGGGCTCATCCGCGAGCTGCTGCCGGACGGCGCGCGGGTCGGGACGGTCGACAAGTTCCAGGGCCAGGAAGCGCCGGTCGTCATCTACTCGATGACGTCGACCAGCGCGGAGGACGCCCCGCGCGGCGTCTCGTTCCTCTACGACCTGCACCGGCTCAACGTCGCTGTCTCGCGGGCGAAGGCGCTGGCGGTCGTGGTGATGAGCGAGCAGCTGCTCGATGCCGCGGTGCGCACTCCGGAGCAGTTGCGCCAGGTCAACGCGCTGTGCCGACTCGTCGAGATGGCGACCGTCGTCGGCTGA
- a CDS encoding DUF5615 family PIN-like protein: MRLLLDEMYPRRLAEQLRAEGHDVVAVVELPDLVGHEDADIARWARQAMRVVVTENIVDFAPLDVEEHAGLLLVNARRWPRTPSGLPRLLAALHAWLDARLGVDDRSRRGAGLVEWL, encoded by the coding sequence GTGAGGCTGCTGCTCGACGAGATGTACCCGCGACGGCTCGCCGAGCAGTTGCGAGCCGAGGGCCACGACGTCGTCGCCGTCGTCGAGCTACCGGACCTGGTAGGTCACGAGGACGCCGACATCGCGCGCTGGGCCCGGCAAGCCATGCGCGTCGTGGTCACCGAGAACATCGTCGACTTCGCCCCGCTGGACGTCGAGGAACATGCCGGCCTGCTGCTGGTCAACGCCCGCCGCTGGCCGCGTACGCCGAGTGGGCTACCGCGGTTGCTGGCGGCTCTGCACGCCTGGCTCGACGCCCGCCTCGGCGTCGACGACCGCAGCAGGCGGGGTGCCGGCTTGGTCGAGTGGTTGTGA
- a CDS encoding ribbon-helix-helix protein, CopG family, with protein sequence MATPRSVRLSDDVLGRLTDLAGRRGASVSSTIERLLDEALRREAHPGITFRDGPSGRRAGLAAGPDVDEVIRTLRGIHEERPQDVVAAVVEMTSLTEVQVRAAVAYYADHPAEIDARIAANERSAEELEAAWRRQQEILAGPSR encoded by the coding sequence ATGGCGACGCCTCGTTCCGTGCGGTTGTCCGACGACGTACTCGGTCGACTCACCGACCTGGCCGGCCGGCGTGGCGCCTCGGTCTCCTCCACCATCGAACGGCTGCTCGACGAGGCGCTGCGTCGGGAGGCTCATCCGGGGATCACCTTCCGGGACGGCCCGAGCGGTCGGCGGGCCGGACTGGCGGCCGGCCCGGACGTCGACGAGGTGATCCGGACCCTCCGTGGCATCCACGAGGAGCGACCGCAGGACGTCGTCGCCGCGGTTGTCGAGATGACCTCGCTGACCGAGGTGCAGGTGCGTGCTGCGGTCGCCTACTACGCCGACCACCCGGCCGAGATCGACGCCAGGATCGCCGCGAACGAGCGGTCCGCCGAGGAACTGGAGGCGGCCTGGCGTCGCCAGCAGGAGATCCTGGCCGGCCCGAGCCGGTGA